Part of the Bdellovibrionales bacterium genome is shown below.
GAGTACCAATTTGGGCTCTCTCCAGAAGGGCGATAAGGTGAGTATCGAGGCAGATAACTTGGCAAAAGGATTGGTTGAGACCCTTCGAGGTTTTAGTTTGAAGGAGTTGTCACAGAAGGGGGACCTGCCATGAATACGATTGAAGAACTATTAGCGGACGTGCGCGCTGGCAAGATGGTCATTCTGATTGATGATGAGGATCGCGAGAATGAGGGAGATCTGATCCTTGCCGCTGATGGGGTAACTCCAGAAAAAATTAATTTTATGGCCACAGAGGCGCGTGGACTTATCTGTTTGGCAATGACCGGAGAACAGGTCCAGCGGTTAGAGTTGCCTTTGATGGTAAAAGAGGATCGGAATGGAGCTGCGAATAAAACCGCATTTACTGTTTCGATTGAAGCGGCAAATGGAGTGACGACGGGTATTTCCGCTGCTGACAGATCACATACAATTCGAGTGGCTTCAAATCCTTTTGCACGAGCATCTGATGTTGTGGTTCCGGGTCATATTTTTCCAATTAGGGCACAGGAGGGCGGAGTTCTAAAGAGAGCTGGGCACACGGAGGCAAGTGTGGACATAACTCGTTTGGCCGGGCTCAACCCCGCGGCTGTGATTTGCGAGATTATGAATTCTGATGGGACAATGGCTCGGCGTGATGATCTTATTGAGTTTGCAAATAGGCATGGCATTAAGATCGGTACGATAGAAAGCCTCATTGAGTATCGAATTGAAAATGAAATGTTTGTTGTTGAGCAATCTCGGAGTCCTTTGCCTTCGAGTTTTGGTGAAGGATTTGAAGTTCGGATTTTTCGCAATCAGCTTGATGGGAGAGAACATCTAGCTCTGGTTAAAGGTGAACTGAGTGCTCAAACGCCCGTTTTGGTAAGAGTTCAGACGGAGAACGTTTTAGGGGACGTTTTTGGGAGTTTGCATTCAAGAAGTGGTGATTCTATCAGGTCTGCTATTCATCTGATTGACCGCGAGGGCGTTGGAGCCTTCGTCTATCTGCGGACAGAGTGTACCGAAGATAAGTCAGCTCAACGAGTTAATGAATTTTCTTTTCTCGCCCAAAAGGAAAAGAGTTCGCGATTTGATTCCAAAAAGATTTTAAAAGATCACAGGGATTATGGTGTGGGCGCGCAGATACTCAGGTCTTTGGGGGTCAAGGAGATTAGGCTTATTACAAATCATCCCCTAAAGATGGTGGGTCTGGGAGGATATGGCCTAAAAATTGTTGAATCGATAGATTTGAATGTTGGAGATAGTCTTGTGAGAGAATTTGCACAGGTGCATGAAATATCGAAAGAAATGAGTGTCTGAGATGAGTTTTTTGCAGGGTCGTCTCGTGGTCGATGAGATGCTTAAAATAGGAATTGTAACGGCGAAGTTCAATTTCAATGTCACAGAATTACTGGAAAAAGGTGCTCTCGATCGACTT
Proteins encoded:
- the ribB gene encoding 3,4-dihydroxy-2-butanone-4-phosphate synthase, coding for MNTIEELLADVRAGKMVILIDDEDRENEGDLILAADGVTPEKINFMATEARGLICLAMTGEQVQRLELPLMVKEDRNGAANKTAFTVSIEAANGVTTGISAADRSHTIRVASNPFARASDVVVPGHIFPIRAQEGGVLKRAGHTEASVDITRLAGLNPAAVICEIMNSDGTMARRDDLIEFANRHGIKIGTIESLIEYRIENEMFVVEQSRSPLPSSFGEGFEVRIFRNQLDGREHLALVKGELSAQTPVLVRVQTENVLGDVFGSLHSRSGDSIRSAIHLIDREGVGAFVYLRTECTEDKSAQRVNEFSFLAQKEKSSRFDSKKILKDHRDYGVGAQILRSLGVKEIRLITNHPLKMVGLGGYGLKIVESIDLNVGDSLVREFAQVHEISKEMSV